A genomic stretch from Poecilia reticulata strain Guanapo linkage group LG20, Guppy_female_1.0+MT, whole genome shotgun sequence includes:
- the pomp gene encoding proteasome maturation protein: MFRLYLSTQADIRAYEKESVRKKVTMNSRGLRSQLKDSVPVAGLCPQGAYGVQDSLRSGFTSVKNELLPSHPLELSEKNFQLNQDKINFSTLRNIQGLHAPLKLQMEYRAARQIQRLPFLPSSNLALDTLRGSDECIGFEDILCDPGQSEVMGEPHMMVEYKLGLL, encoded by the exons ATGTTTCGTCTATACCTCTCGACGCAAGCGGATATACGAGCATATGAAAAGGAAAGCGTAAGGAAAAAAGTCACAATG AACAGCCGCGGACTCCGTTCTCAGCTTAAAGACAGCGTACCTGTGGCAGGACTGTGTCCACAGGGAGCTTATGGGGTGCAGGACTCTCTGCGGAGCGG CTTCACGAGTGTAAAGAATGAGCTTCTTCCAAGCCACCCACTGGAGCTGTCAGAAAAGAAT TTCCAGCTTAACCAGGACAAGATCAATTTCTCTACGCTCAGAAACATCCAGGGTCTTCACGCTCCACTCAAATTGCAGATGGAGTACAGAGCAGCCAGACAG ATCCAGCGTCTGCCCTTCTTACCCAGCTCCAACCTGGCTCTGGACACCCTGCGAGGAAGCGATGAGTGCATCGGCTTCGAGGACATCCTCTGCG atCCAGGCCAGAGTGAAGTGATGGGCGAGCCTCACATGATGGTCGAATACAAACTGGGATTGCTGTGA
- the LOC103482330 gene encoding B-cell receptor CD22-like: MLTVNMLLSVFFLPGNFAGCPNPQLIADTPRQIEALSGSCLQIPCSFKSTQHSTYDNRRPIYGVWLKKNSNFKANPNPVIFNSDGSVNIYSMNTTGNLSEGNCTTLFPELKTSYTDSYYLRIENKPFYATAEYHRLHITVKDSPWSPSINVPSDLKEHQSVTVTCSAFTPCPNSPPELTWNLQQDSLRQTEKNTDGTFTTKIQEXITLSXTHDGYNIXCSARYPVIGGNKTAETEVTLSVSYAPRNTSASXSPSGLVSAGSWVELSCSSRATPPPRFTWFKNSKHGATNVSVEQVHRFNATEGEKFYCVATNNLGNQRSRLISVSMEISREEKVIG; encoded by the exons ATGTTGACAGTCAACATGTTACTGAGTGTCTTCTTTCTGCCAG GTAACTTCGCTGGTTGTCCTAATCCACAGCTTATTGCTGACACACCTCGGCAGATTGAAGCTCTGAGTGGATCTTGTTTGCAAATCCCATGCAGCTTCAAATCCACACA ACATTCCACATATGACAACAGAAGACCCATCTATGGagtttggttgaaaaaaaattcaaattttaaagcCAATCCAAATCCTGTTATTTTCAACAGTGATGGGTCAGTTAACATTTATTCAATGAATACGACTGGAAACCTGAGTGAGGGAAACTGCACCACTCTGTTTCCTGAATTAAAGACGAGTTATACTGACAGTTACTACCTCCGAATTGAGAACAAGCCATTCTATGCAACAGCTGAATATCATCGTCTTCATATAACAGTTAAGG ATTCTCCTTGGAGTCCCAGCATTAATGTTCCCTCTGACCTGAAGGAGCATCAGTCTGTCACTGTAACCTGCTCAGCTTTCACTCCCTGTCCAAACTCACCTCCTGAACTCACCTGGAATCTCCAACAAGACTCTCTcagacaaacagagaaaaacacagatggaaCCTTTACAACTAAAATCCAGGAGADCATCACTCTGTCAGRYACACATGATGGATACAACATCASATGTTCTGCCAGATATCCTGTGATTGGAGGAAacaagacagcagagacagaagTGACTCTCAGTGTTTCAT ATGCTCCTAGAAACACCTCAGCATCCATSAGTCCATCAGGTTTGGTGTCAGCAGGTAGCTGGGTGGAGCTGAGCTGCTCCAGCAGAGCCACACCTCCACCCAGATTCACCTGGTTCAAGAACAGCAAACATGGAGCCACTAATGTGTCTGTGGAGCAGGTTCACAGGTTCAATGCTACTGAGGGAGAAAAGTTTTACTGTGTGGCTACAAATAATCTGGGGAATCAAAGATCACGACTGATCTCCGTCAGCATGGAAATCAGTCGGGAAGAGAAAGTGATAGGTTAA
- the lg20h11orf65 gene encoding protein MFI isoform X1: protein MATRSFQKLKDESSPWDKAAKVIQRTWRRYVCKEVFRHVQRMVRQCYQQDPRSLLRTVNPREAELLDPAAGVFIRFRLGGVKFPPQVYYKIFTYRPIVDICASSPKDYNHLYCRRYLNEQRDPTLNTTDRTGWYRRVENNNWRLFCCKRITKEEPIDNFVIKKIDFNPSKMQRKEDVRKWRKRRKIEWLRRMYQEGKKETLEEQSDQTDLLTVARKSAKDMITSIEDRGEDEVLDWELDELLAWTSSLNFEEYMEEWQQLACSHTSEPSKDRTIVAPVMGLTHLGVPVT from the exons ATGG CCACCCGTAGTTTCCAGAAACTGAAGGACGAGTCCAGTCCATGGGACAAAGCAGCAAAAGTAATCCAGCGGACCTGGAGAAGATATGTG TGCAAAGAAGTCTTCAGGCATGTCCAGAGGATGGTCCGCCAATGCTATCAGCAGGATCCCAGGTCACTTCTTCGAACCGTCAATCCTCGAGAG GCAGAGCTGCTCGATCCTGCGGCAGGCGTGTTCATCCGATTTCGACTAGGAGGG GTCAAATTTCCTCCCCAGGTCTACTACAAGATCTTCACCTACCGGCCCATCGTGGATATATGCGCAAGCAGCCCGAAGGACTACAATCACCTCTACTGCAGGAGGTATTTGAATGAGCAGAGGGATCCGACTCTGAACACGACGGACCGAACGGGTTGGTATCGGCGTGTGGAGAACAACAACTGGAGGCTGTTCTGTTGCAAA CGCATTACCAAGGAAGAACCCATAGACAATTTTGTCATCAAGAAAATAGACTTTAATCCGTCGAAGATGCAGCGGAAAGAGGATGTGAGGAAatggaggaaaaggaggaagatTGAGTGGCTGAGGCGAAT GTACCAGGAGGGAAAAAAGgagactctggaggagcagtcCGATCAGACTGACTTGTTGACAGTGGCGAGGAAATCAGCGAAGGACATGATAACCTCTATCGAAGACAGAGGAGAAGATGAAGTACTGGACTGGGAGCTGGACGAACTGTTGGCCTGGACAAGCAGCCTCAACTTTGAGGA GTACATGGAAGAGTGGCAACAACTGGCCTGCAGTCACACGTCCGAGCCTAGCAAAG ATCGTACAATAGTAGCGCCAGTGATGGGTCTGACTCACTTGGGAGTTCCAGTAACTTAG
- the lg20h11orf65 gene encoding protein MFI isoform X2, with translation MATRSFQKLKDESSPWDKAAKVIQRTWRRYVCKEVFRHVQRMVRQCYQQDPRSLLRTVNPREAELLDPAAGVFIRFRLGGVYYKIFTYRPIVDICASSPKDYNHLYCRRYLNEQRDPTLNTTDRTGWYRRVENNNWRLFCCKRITKEEPIDNFVIKKIDFNPSKMQRKEDVRKWRKRRKIEWLRRMYQEGKKETLEEQSDQTDLLTVARKSAKDMITSIEDRGEDEVLDWELDELLAWTSSLNFEEYMEEWQQLACSHTSEPSKDRTIVAPVMGLTHLGVPVT, from the exons ATGG CCACCCGTAGTTTCCAGAAACTGAAGGACGAGTCCAGTCCATGGGACAAAGCAGCAAAAGTAATCCAGCGGACCTGGAGAAGATATGTG TGCAAAGAAGTCTTCAGGCATGTCCAGAGGATGGTCCGCCAATGCTATCAGCAGGATCCCAGGTCACTTCTTCGAACCGTCAATCCTCGAGAG GCAGAGCTGCTCGATCCTGCGGCAGGCGTGTTCATCCGATTTCGACTAGGAGGG GTCTACTACAAGATCTTCACCTACCGGCCCATCGTGGATATATGCGCAAGCAGCCCGAAGGACTACAATCACCTCTACTGCAGGAGGTATTTGAATGAGCAGAGGGATCCGACTCTGAACACGACGGACCGAACGGGTTGGTATCGGCGTGTGGAGAACAACAACTGGAGGCTGTTCTGTTGCAAA CGCATTACCAAGGAAGAACCCATAGACAATTTTGTCATCAAGAAAATAGACTTTAATCCGTCGAAGATGCAGCGGAAAGAGGATGTGAGGAAatggaggaaaaggaggaagatTGAGTGGCTGAGGCGAAT GTACCAGGAGGGAAAAAAGgagactctggaggagcagtcCGATCAGACTGACTTGTTGACAGTGGCGAGGAAATCAGCGAAGGACATGATAACCTCTATCGAAGACAGAGGAGAAGATGAAGTACTGGACTGGGAGCTGGACGAACTGTTGGCCTGGACAAGCAGCCTCAACTTTGAGGA GTACATGGAAGAGTGGCAACAACTGGCCTGCAGTCACACGTCCGAGCCTAGCAAAG ATCGTACAATAGTAGCGCCAGTGATGGGTCTGACTCACTTGGGAGTTCCAGTAACTTAG